The following are encoded together in the Brassica oleracea var. oleracea cultivar TO1000 unplaced genomic scaffold, BOL UnpScaffold01727, whole genome shotgun sequence genome:
- the LOC106321470 gene encoding uncharacterized protein LOC106321470: protein MAQGFFKKEVKSGSQTSFWFDNWSQLGRIYYLTGQGGLIDTGIPITATVEQAVKNRRRRRHRADHLIAIENLLLQQEHILVNEEEDKPLWKQSEDTYKDHFNSKKTWSQLTTVFQVVGWSEAIWFKHSTPKYSFLAWLEMLNRLSTGDRMTKWDAATNPVCVLCNATDETKDHLYFECDYSREIWRKLMSKLLENRYVEDWRRVILLLMDKDQTKLITFFTRYAFQVAVYSIWRERNGRRHGESPRNVQKMVQWIDKEVRNRMSTIRMMGDMKYDEGFKCG from the coding sequence ATGGCTCAAGGGTTCTTCAAGAAAGAGGTGAAGAGTGGCAGTCAAacttcattctggtttgataatTGGAGCCAACTGGGAAGAATTTATTATCTGACAGGCCAGGGAGGACTTATAGATACTGGGATTCCGATCACAGCAACAGTAGAACAGGCTGTGAAaaacagaaggagaagaagacatAGAGCAGATCATCTAATAGCTATTGAGAATCTGTTATTGCAGCAGGAACATATATTGGTCAATGAGGAAGAGGATAAGCCTCTTTGGAAGCAGAGTGAGGATACTTACAAAGACCATTTTAACTCTAAGAAGACTTGGAGTCAGCTAACAACAGTTTTTCAAGTGGTTGGTTGGAGTGAGGCTATATGGTTTAAACACTCAACaccaaaatattcatttctagCGTGGCTAGAAATGCTAAATAGGCTTTCTACTGGAGACAGGATGACCAAATGGGATGCCGCAACAAACCCGGTGTGTGTTCTATGCAATGCAACCGATGAAACCAAGGATCATCTATACTTTGAATGTGATTATTCCAGAGAAATTTGGAGAAAGCTCATGAGTAAACTACTGGAGAACAGATACGTGGAGGATTGGAGAAGAGTAATTTTGTTGCTCATGGATAAAGATCAAACGAAGCTGATTACATTCTTTACTAGATATGCTTTTCAAGTGGCTGTATATAGTATATGGAGGGAGAGAAATGGAAGAAGACATGGAGAGAGTCCTAGGAATGTGCAAAAAATGGTTCAATGGATTGATAAGGAAGTGAGAAACAGGATGTCTACAATCAGAATGATGGGAGACATGAAATATGATGAAGGCTTCAAATGTGGTTAG